In the genome of Tripterygium wilfordii isolate XIE 37 chromosome 19, ASM1340144v1, whole genome shotgun sequence, one region contains:
- the LOC119985374 gene encoding phosphatidylinositol transfer protein CSR1-like isoform X2, with the protein MAVRMYPALGRSVLIPVTTMRCPIRNCKFSVQNCVLDPNKSRKLVLEVKEKLVKDYHSLPLGKNGRDDEDMIYWFLKDRKFSVEDATAKLAKAIKWRHEFGVSTLSQESVKNVAETGKAFVHDFLDVNGRPVLVVMASKHFPAVHDPVENEKLCVFLIEKAMSKLPAGKEEILGIFDLRGFGIENADLKFITFMFDVFYYYYPKRLGDVLFVEAPFIFKPIWQLAKPLLKSYASLVAV; encoded by the exons ATGGCGGTCCGCATGTATCCTGCTCTCGGCCGCTCCGTCTTAATCCCGGTAACTACGATGAGATGCCCCATCAGAAACTGCAAATTCTCGGTCCAGAATTGTGTGTTAGACCCTAATAAATCACGGAAG CTAGTTCTTGAAGTGAAAGAGAAACTTGTGAAAGATTACCATAGTCTGCCACTCGGAAAAAATGGAAGAGATGATGAAGATATGATCTATTGGTTTTTGAAGGACAGGAAATTCTCTGTTGAAGATGCTACAGCAAAATTGGCTAAAGCAATT AAATGGCGCCATGAATTCGGAGTATCTACATTGTCCCAAGAGTCTGTGAAAAATGTTGCTGAAACTGGAAAAGCCTTTGTGCATGACTTTCTGGATGTCAATGGCAGACCTGTGCTTGTAGTAATGGCATCCAAGCACTTTCCTGCT GTGCATGATCCTGTTGAGAATGAGAAGCTATGTGTATTTTTGATTGAGAAGGCAATGAGCAAGCTTCCAGCTGGGAAAGAAGAAATACTAGGAATTTTTGATCTCCGGGGCTTTGGCATTGAGAATGCAGATCTTAAGTTCATAACTTTTATG TTTGATGTATTCTATTATTACTATCCGAAGCGGTTGGGTGATGTCCTCTTTGTGGAAGCTCCTTTTATATTCAAGCCAATTTGGCAGCTAGCCAAACCTTTGTTAAAATCATATGCTTCTTTG GTTGCTGTTTGA
- the LOC119985617 gene encoding protein MODIFIER OF SNC1 1-like — translation MTSNILTGERRWTSARRGGMTVLGKVAVPKPINLPSQRLENHGLDPNVEIIPKGTLSWGSKSSSSALNPWGSSTRSPRTDGGSSSPSHLSARPSSGGSGTRPSTSGSDRAHEANTNAWENSRPSSASGALASNQSSLASLRPRSAETRPGSSQLSRFAEPPSENSGTWGAAGTAEKLGVTSSKNDGFSLTSGDFPTLGSEKDYAGRNSDPQDHSSHGRPGSYAVGATVEDRSGSGNASINSDVKSGTANSWTRDSPPCSEDGMRPNVEKWQVDHPPYNNPNMPPPHYDAWHGPPVNNHPGGVLYRGPPTGPPYGAPVTHGGFPMEPFHYYHPQIPASALANQRPVPPPGVGPRGHHPKYGDMYRPHMPDAYVRPGMPIRPGFFPGPMAYESYYGPPMVYCNSHGRDIPFMEMTAGPAYNRHSGQSAPDNGNLHSRPCGCGPPGKSLVSETESSHSHDTRGPYKVLLKQHDGWDEKHDQKLNESGASYLEKKDQSRKSSWDDDWQGDYKKDEEMDIKGVTPGEEASVASGIQGGSSVTAKVHSTENVGYVEAHSEHFLKKSENVDFVVLEGPAALKDSSLIQKIENLNAKVWASDGRQDVTSISIREEQGNKLPASGLKANHLSNDADNGPVYLESSRVGSVTKSGSRKSVVHTGDMGAGEKMFDASITATSRRPSHGMHNRPDHCGSKGRFNVRESDGREKKASAVSPIAAAASHSKSSVTHMQNHTYVEPTEKSGSYPQGKDEGEAVSSIFASSDSRLQKEEEERAREQKAKALAKLEELNKRTQSVEVLNQKTETGSRGSVLNKHEESQAFTESTLVTFKSAELTFSNTMTIVQVSESIANRVEKPTFLVGELPVETLKSANREPVVSQIHLEQSQRVDNTDSPDLDNAPHVAGVPNSKHKRVGHKQKQNIPLEKFSVDKLISVSMSEAPKIDTDASVDVSASIEVVAREMASGLKLSESLVQPRRKNNRGAKNKQNADATSSMAAVPSSVSKETNIIDTPTDASNQMAEESALNASSVQSASAGKDSNQPSEPHLSIPNKDTHGRVNNQWKLQHSHRMRNQQGNRSAEKFHGGDAVVSLVWAPVRSQNKADVANEVSKNPLSVNTNSVKNDQLQNNPRNKRAEMERYIPKPVAKEMAQQGSFQQPVALSVGQTASEEIVGRPVSPAGPITRKGGPAIEAGNGDIKQNRPGKVQGSWCQRGSVESVMGQSLQDRKYNASNSSKNVPKLNENQLPQKSDVSLVKEQPKHTNEWNFSDGWHIPESSASSAPVTVPTVKDQGVKGKWHSAKGQKGMGNTHEKEKKIKSDDDVDKSNSKSLAPEICQIEFSAASKENRASQERSTSHWQPKLQVSSAPNQGAATNIGLGIGVEVGRGNRRDPTLQDRKSLPPQQRMETTEGNVVQSVSLLEENKVVEAPGVRHSETKRERKIKGQSHSPNQVPGGLGEEEPSLNMDFQHEQSSLGFQKNGSHNGCFGKGHESRGRWGAAGEDNKRHNQPANRDRQRNTSHYEYQPVGPHNSNKAHNFEQPNDASHNPGPRYRDRGQNHSRRGGGNFYGRQSSTSTD, via the exons ATGACATCAAACATTTTAACTGGAGAGAGAAG ATGGACCTCTGCAAGAAGAGGAGGCATGACTGTTTTGGGGAAAGTTGCTGTTCCGAAACCTATAAATTTACCCAGCCAAAG GTTAGAAAATCATGGTCTGGACCCAAATGTGGAAATTATCCCCAA GGGCACCCTTAGTTGGGGCAGCaaatcatcttcttctgcaTTGAATCCATGGGGTTCTTCAACTCGTTCGCCACGAACTGATGGTGGTTCTAGTTCGCCAAGCCATCTGAGCGCTCGTCCTTCTTCTGGTGGAAGTGGTACTCGACCATCAACTTCTGGCAGTGACAGAGCCCATGAAGCTAACACTAATGCTTGGGAGAATTCTAGACCATCATCAGCTTCTGGAGCATTGGCATCAAATCAGTCATCACTTGCATCACTACGTCCTCGCAGTGCTGAAACAAGACCTGGTAGCTCACAATTATCTCGATTTGCTGAACCACCGTCGGAGAATTCAGGGACATGGGGTGCGGCTGGAACAGCAGAAAAGTTG GGAGTTACATCATCTAAGAATGATGGGTTTTCTCTTACATCTGGAGACTTTCCTACACTTGGTTCAGAAAAAGACTACGCTGGAAGAAACTCGGACCCCCAAG ACCATAGTTCTCATGGTCGTCCTGGATCATATGCTGTTGGGGCAACAGTGGAAGATAGGAGTGGGAGTG GTAATGCTTCTATAAATTCAGATGTCAAGAGTGGAACTGCAAATTCTTGGACAAGAGATAGCCCCCCATGTAGTGAAGATGGAATGAGGCCGAATGTGGAGAAATGGCAGGTGGATCATCCACCATATAACAATCCAAATATGCCCCCACCTCATTATGATGCATGGCATGGTCCTCCTGTAAATAATCATCCCGGGGGCGTATTGTATAGAGGACCTCCAACCGGTCCTCCATATGGGGCTCCTGTTACTCATGGTGGTTTCCCAATGGAACCATTTCATTACTACCATCCTCAGATTCCAGCTTCTGCTCTTGCCAATCAACGGCCTGTTCCACCTCCTGGTGTAGGACCAAGAGGGCACCACCCAAAATATGGAGATATGTACAGGCCACATATGCCTGATGCTTACGTTCGCCCCGGTATGCCAATTAGGCCTGGTTTTTTCCCTGGTCCCATGGCCTATGAGAGCTACTATGGTCCTCCCATGGTCTATTGCAATTCCCATGGACGGGATATTCCATTTATGGAAATGACAGCTGGTCCTGCATACAACAGGCACTCAGGTCAAAGTGCTCCTGATAATGGCAATTTGCATAGTAGACCTTGTGGATGTGGTCCTCCTGGCAAGTCATTGGTTTCAGAAACAGAATCTAGTCATTCTCACGATACTCGTGGACCATACAAGGTTCTTCTGAAGCAGCATGATGGTTGGGATGAGAAACATGATCAGAAGTTGAACGAGAGTGGTGCATCATATCTTGAGAAGAAGGACCAGTCAAGAAAATCATCTTGGGACGATGACTGGCAAGGAGATTACAAAAAGGACGAGGAGATGGACATAAAAGGAGTAACACCTGGTGAAGAGGCTTCTGTGGCTTCAGGCATCCAAGGAGGCAGCTCTGTTACTGCCAAAGTACATTCAACTGAAAATGTAGGATATGTGGAGGCACACAGTGAACATTTTTTGAAGAAATCAGAAAATGTGGATTTTGTTGTTCTAGAAGGCCCTGCAGCCTTAAAAGACTCCAGTCTGatacagaaaatagaaaatttaaACGCAAAAGTCTGGGCTTCAGATGGACGACAAGATGTCACATCTATTTCCATTAGAGAGGAGCAGGGAAATAAATTACCAGCTAGTGGTCTTAAGGCCAACCATCTGTCAAATGATGCTGATAATGGTCCTGTATATCTTGAGAGCAGTCGTGTTGGTAGTGTCACCAAAAGTGGCTCCCGTAAATCGGTTGTTCATACTGGAGATATGGGTGCTGGAGAAAAGATGTTTGATGCCAGTATAACTGCAACCTCTAG GAGACCTTCTCATGGCATGCACAACAGACCTGATCATTGTGGCAGCAAAGGAAGATTTAATGTGCGAGAGTCTGATGGGCGGGAAAAGAAAGCTTCGGCTGTTTCCCCAATTGCAGCAGCAGCTTCACATTCCAAGAGTTCTGTTACTCACATGCAAAACCATACATATGTGGAGCCTACGGAGAAGTCAGGGTCCTATCCTCAGGGGAAGGATGAGGGAGAGGCTGTGTCTTCCATCTTCGCTTCAAGTGACAGTCGGTTGCAG aaggaggaggaagagcgGGCAAGAGAACAGAAGGCCAAAGCTCTTGCAAAATTGGAAGAGTTGAACAAGCGGACTCAATCAGTGGAAGTTTTAAATCAGAAGACCGAGACTGGTTCAAGGGGTTCTGTACTGAATAAGCATGAAGAATCCCAAGCTTTTACTGAATCAACCTTGGTTACCTTTAAATCTGCAGAACTAACCTTTTCGAACACAATGACAATTGTGCAGGTTAGTGAAAGTATTGCCAACAGAGTTGAAAAACCAACCTTTTTGGTTGGTGAGCTGCCTGTGGAGACTCTGAAGAGTGCAAACAGGGAACCTGTTGTGTCACAGATCCACTTGGAGCAATCGCAAAGAGTTGATAATACTGATTCTCCTGACCTTGACAATGCTCCACATGTTGCTGGCGTCCCTAATTCTAAGCATAAGCGTGTCGGCCATAAACAAAAGCAGAATATTCCACTGGAAAAATTTTCTGTTGACAAGCTTATTTCTGTATCTATGTCTGAAGCACCTAAAATTGATACTGATGCATCAGTTGATGTTTCTGCATCCATTGAGGTTGTTGCTAGGGAAATGGCATCTGGCCTGAAATTGTCGGAGTCGTTAGTACAACCAAGAAGGAAAAATAACAGAGGTGCCAAGAACAAGCAAAATGCAGATGCTACATCCTCTATGGCTGCTGTACCATCATCAGTATCTAAGGAAACAAATATTATAGACACTCCCACTGATGCCAGCAACCAGATGGCAGAAGAATCAGCATTGAATGCTAGTTCAGTTCAGTCAGCGAGTGCTGGTAAGGATTCAAACCAGCCCTCAGAGCCGCACTTGTCAATACCAAATAAAGACACCCATGGAAGAGTAAATAACCAGTGGAAACTTCAGCATTCTCACAGGATGAGAAATCAACAAGGTAATAGATCAGCAGAGAAATTCCATGGAGGTGATGCTGTTGTTTCACTTGTTTGGGCCCCTGTGCGTTCACAGAACAAGGCTGACGTTGCCAATGAAGTCAGTAAGAACCCTCTAAGTGTGAATACCAATTCTGTAAAGAACGACCAGTTACAGAACAATCCCAGAAACAAGAGGGCAGAGATGGAGAGATACATCCCAAAGCCTGTAGCCAAAGAAATGGCTCAGCAAGGAAGCTTTCAACAACCAGTGGCTCTTTCAGTCGGGCAGACTGCATCGGAAGAAATTGTTGGCAGACCAGTTTCTCCTGCTGGACCTATTACTCGAAAGGGAGGGCCAGCAATTGAGGCTGGGAATGGGGACATTAAGCAGAATAGGCCAGGAAAAGTTCAGGGATCTTGGTGTCAACGGGGTTCTGTAGAATCTGTCATGGGTCAAAGTTTGCAAGATAGGAAGTATAATGCTTCAAACTCTAGCAAGAATGTTCCAAAATTAAATGAGAACCAGCTGCCCCAGAAGTCTGATGTAAGCTTGGTGAAAGAGCAACCGAAGCATACTAATGAATGGAATTTTTCTGATGGCTGGCACATTCCTGAGAGTTCTGCATCTTCTGCACCAGTCACAGTTCCTACGGTGAAAGATCAGGGAGTCAAAGGAAAGTGGCATAGCGCAAAGGGACAGAAGGGCATGGGTAACACGcatgagaaggagaagaaaatcaaaagtgATGATGACGTGGACAAATCTAACTCAAAATCTTTAGCGCCTGAGATATGTCAAATAGAATTTTCAGCTGCTTCAAAAGAAAATCGTGCAAGCCAGGAACGATCAACTTCTCATTGGCAACCCAAATTACAGGTTTCTTCAGCTCCCAACCAAGGCGCTGCCACTAATATTGGCCTAGGTATAGGGGTTGAAGTAGGGAGAGGAAACAGGAGGGATCCTACTTTACAGGATAGAAAATCTCTTCCACCTCAACAGCGCATGGAAACCACGGAAGGTAATGTAGTTCAGTCAGTCTCTCTTTTGGAAGAAAACAAAGTGGTAGAAGCTCCTGGTGTACGGCATTCAGAGaccaagagagagaggaagataaAGGGACAGTCCCACTCCCCAAACCAAGTTCCTGGTGGCCTCGGTGAAGAGGAGCCTTCATTAAATATGGATTTCCAACATGAGCAGTCATCTTTGGGGTTCCAGAAAAATGGTAGCCATAATGGTTGTTTTGGTAAAGGGCATGAATCTCGTGGTCGTTGGGGTGCTGCGGGGGAAGATAATAAACGACATAACCAACCTGCTAACCGGGATAGACAGAGGAACACTTCCCACTATGAGTACCAGCCAGTTGGGCCCCATAATAGCAACAAAGCCCACAACTTTGAGCAACCAAATGATGCTTCTCATAATCCTGGTCCGAGATACAGGGATAGAGGCCAGAATCACTCCAGGCGTGGTGGTGGAAATTTCTATGGACGGCAAAGTAGCACATCTACCGACTGA
- the LOC119985937 gene encoding mitochondrial import receptor subunit TOM7-1-like, with protein MAPRVSLRSSSGKGKKAAKAQDEGSSKMQVVKEWSTWAVKKAKVITHYGFIPLVIIIGMNSEPKPHLYQLLSPV; from the coding sequence ATGGCGCCTAGGGTTTCCTTGAGGAGCAGCAGTGGCAAGGGCAAAAAGGCAGCGAAGGCGCAGGACGAAGGATCATCCAAGATGCAAGTCGTAAAGGAGTGGAGCACGTGGGCCGTGAAGAAGGCCAAAGTCATCACTCACTATGGCTTTATCCCTCTTGTGATCATCATCGGCATGAACTCCGAGCCCAAGCCCCACCTCTATCAGCTCCTCAGCCCCGTCTGA
- the LOC119985374 gene encoding phosphatidylinositol transfer protein CSR1-like isoform X1 yields MAVRMYPALGRSVLIPVTTMRCPIRNCKFSVQNCVLDPNKSRKLVLEVKEKLVKDYHSLPLGKNGRDDEDMIYWFLKDRKFSVEDATAKLAKAIKWRHEFGVSTLSQESVKNVAETGKAFVHDFLDVNGRPVLVVMASKHFPAVHDPVENEKLCVFLIEKAMSKLPAGKEEILGIFDLRGFGIENADLKFITFMFDVFYYYYPKRLGDVLFVEAPFIFKPIWQLAKPLLKSYASLVKFCSVEYVKEYFTEATVPANFRS; encoded by the exons ATGGCGGTCCGCATGTATCCTGCTCTCGGCCGCTCCGTCTTAATCCCGGTAACTACGATGAGATGCCCCATCAGAAACTGCAAATTCTCGGTCCAGAATTGTGTGTTAGACCCTAATAAATCACGGAAG CTAGTTCTTGAAGTGAAAGAGAAACTTGTGAAAGATTACCATAGTCTGCCACTCGGAAAAAATGGAAGAGATGATGAAGATATGATCTATTGGTTTTTGAAGGACAGGAAATTCTCTGTTGAAGATGCTACAGCAAAATTGGCTAAAGCAATT AAATGGCGCCATGAATTCGGAGTATCTACATTGTCCCAAGAGTCTGTGAAAAATGTTGCTGAAACTGGAAAAGCCTTTGTGCATGACTTTCTGGATGTCAATGGCAGACCTGTGCTTGTAGTAATGGCATCCAAGCACTTTCCTGCT GTGCATGATCCTGTTGAGAATGAGAAGCTATGTGTATTTTTGATTGAGAAGGCAATGAGCAAGCTTCCAGCTGGGAAAGAAGAAATACTAGGAATTTTTGATCTCCGGGGCTTTGGCATTGAGAATGCAGATCTTAAGTTCATAACTTTTATG TTTGATGTATTCTATTATTACTATCCGAAGCGGTTGGGTGATGTCCTCTTTGTGGAAGCTCCTTTTATATTCAAGCCAATTTGGCAGCTAGCCAAACCTTTGTTAAAATCATATGCTTCTTTG GTGAAATTTTGCTCAGTGGAATATGTGAAGGAATATTTCACAGAAGCTACTGTTCCTGCAAACTTCAGATCTTAA